One Solanum lycopersicum chromosome 4, SLM_r2.1 DNA window includes the following coding sequences:
- the LOC101254686 gene encoding probable inactive ATP-dependent zinc metalloprotease FTSHI 4, chloroplastic, whose amino-acid sequence MTSNIHLLKPSFSPPKTLPTYYSSSPFTAFNFHLKPRRNCLYIGSKPFNVHLCKAAASPSSSSSNSAGDETESAQQLFEKLKEAERERINNLEEFERKANVQLERQLVLASEWSRKLLAMQGKLKGTEWDPENSHRIDYSEFQNLLNANNVQFMEYSNYGQTVSVILPYYKDGKTNRSGGDTKKEIVFKRHVVDRMPIDRWNDVWRKLHQQLVNVDVYNVNNIPAEVYSTIATAVVWSMRLAFSVLLYIWIDNKMRPIYSKLIPCDLGSPPKKIKEPLKQRALGSLGKSRAKFISAEEKTGITFDDFAGQEYIKRELQEIVRILRNEEEFQDKGIYCPKGVLLHGPPGTGKTLLAKAIAGEAGLPFFAANGTDFVEMFVGVAASRVKDLFSSARSFAPSIIFIDEIDAIGSKRGGPDIGGGGAEREQGLLQILTEMDGFKVSTSQVLVIGATNRLDILDPALLRKGRFDKIIRVGLPSKDGRLAILKVHARNKFFRSEGEKDTLLQEIAEQTEDFTGAELQNILNEAGILTARKDLDYIGRDELLEALKRQKGTFETGQEDSTEVPEELTLRLAYREAAVAVLACYLPDPYRPFTETDIKSIRSQPNMQFVEIGGRVFKRKADYVNSIVRACAPRVIEEEMFGVDNLCWISAKSTLEASRLAEFLILQTGLTALGKAYYRYQRDLLPNLPAKIEALRDEYMRYAVEKCLSILKENHDAVETITDVLLERGEIKADEIWSIYKSSPKSPQPTVSPIDEYGSLIYAGRWGVHGVSLPGRVTFAPGNVGFATFGAPRPMETQIVSDETWKLIDGIWDKRVEEMKAAVSLETEEDEEKPKLLMASHFL is encoded by the exons ATGACATCCAATATTCATTTGCTAAAACCCTCTTTCTCTCCTCCTAAAACCCTACCCACATACTACTCTTCATCTCCATTCACCGCTTTCAATTTCCACCTAAAACCTCGCCGGAATTGCCTCTATATTGGTTCAAAGCCCTTCAATGTCCACCTCTGTAAAGCTGCTGCATCCCCTTCCAGTTCCAGTTCTAACTCTGCTGGTGATGAAACTGAATCAGCTCAGCAGCTGTTTGAG AAATTGAAGGAGGCAGAGCGTGAACGGATAAATAATTTAGAGGAGTTTGAAAGGAAGGCAAATGTTCAATTAGAGAGGCAGCTTGTGCTGGCTTCAGAATGGAGTAGGAAATTGCTGGCCATGCAGGGAAAGCTGAAGGGGACAGAGTGGGATCCTGAAAATTCTCATAGAATAGACTACAGTGAATTCCAAAACCTTCTGAATGCAAACAATGTGCAGTTTATGGAGTATTCAAACTATGGGCAGACAGTTTCAG TGATTCTGCCATATTACAAGGACGGAAAAACAAATCGTTCAGGAGGGGACACTAAAAAGGAAATTGTTTTCAAGCGTCATGTCGTTGACCGGATGCCAATAGATAGATGGAATGATGTTTGGAGGAAGTTGCATCAACAACTTGTAAATGTTGATGTGTATAATGTGAATAACATCCCTGCTGAAGTTTATTCTACTATCGCGACAGcagttgtgtggtctatgcggCTGGCATTTTCAGTTCTATTGTACATTTGGATTGATAATAAGATGAGACCAATTTATTCAAAACTAATACCTTGCGATTTGGGCAGCCCTCCCAAAAAGATAAAAGAGCCACTCAAGCAGCGTGCCCTTGGTTCATTAGGAAAAAGCCG TGCAAAATTCATATCAGCAGAAGAAAAGACTGGTATAACTTTTGATGATTTTGCTGGCCAAGAATATATTAAGAGAGAACTTCAAGAGATAGTTCGAATATTGAGGAATGAAGAAGAGTTTCAAGACAAAGGGATTTATTGCCCAAAAGGTGTGCTTCTTCATGGTCCTCCTGGAACTGGCAAAACACTTCTGGCAAAAGCTATAGCTGGAGAAGCAGGATTACCTTTTTTTGCTGCTAACGGTACTGATTTTGTTGAG ATGTTTGTTGGTGTGGCTGCTTCACGTGTGAAGGATCTCTTTTCCAGTGCCAGGTCATTTGCTCCTTCTATTATTTTCATTGACGAGATAGACGCAATTGGCAGCAAACGTGGTGGACCAGATATTGGTGGG GGTGGTGCAGAGAGGGAACAAGGGCTTCTTCAGATACTGACAGAAATGGATGGATTTAAAGTGTCAACATCACAG GTCTTAGTTATTGGTGCAACCAATAGATTGGATATTCTTGATCCTGCCCTGCTGCGAAAGGGTCGTTTTGACAAGATTATTAGGGTTGGTTTGCCCTCAAAAGACGGTAGATTGGCCATATTGAAG GTGCATGCTCGGAACAAATTTTTTCGGTCAGAAGGGGAAAAAGACACTCTATTGCAGGAAATTGCTGAGCAAACAGAAGATTTTACTGGAGCTgaacttcaaaatatatt GAATGAAGCTGGAATTTTGACCGCAAGGAAAGATTTGGACTATATAGGACGGGATGAACTCCTTGAGGCATTGAAGAGG CAAAAAGGCACATTTGAAACGGGTCAAGAAGATAGTACTGAGGTCCCTGAGGAGTTAACACTAAGACTAGCTTACAGAGAAGCTGCTGTTGCAGTTCTTGCTTGTTACCTTCCAGATCCCTACCGACCATTCACTGAG ACGGACATCAAATCTATTCGTAGTCAGCCCAATATGCAATTCGTGGAGATTGGAGGCAGAGTGTTTAAAAGGAAAGCAGATTATGTGAACTCAATAGTCCGTGCATGTGCTC CCAGAGTAATTGAGGAAGAAATGTTTGGAGTTGACAATCTATGCTGGATCTCTGCAAAATCAACTTTAGAAGCTTCCAGGCTTGCAGAATTTTTGATACTGCAGACAGGGTTGACTGCCTTGGGAAAGGCTTATTACAGATACCAGAGAGATCTCTTACCAAAT CTCCCTGCTAAAATTGAAGCACTAAGAGATGAGTACATGCGATATGCCGTGGAGAAATGCTTATCTATTCTAAAAGAGAACCACGATGCTGTAGAGACAATTACAG ATGTGTTACTTGAGAGAGGAGAGATCAAAGCCGATGAAATTTGGAGTATATACAAAAGCTCACCTAAAAGTCCTCAG CCTACTGTGAGTCCCATCGATGAATATGGATCCCTTATATATGCTGGACGGTGGGGAGTCCATGGAGTTTCACTTCCAGGGAGGGTGACGTTTGCACCTGGAAATGTTGGATTTGCAACTTTTGGTGCACCTCGACCTATGGAG aCCCAGATAGTTAGTGATGAAACATGGAAGCTAATAGATGGCATATGGGATAAAAGGGTCGAGGAAATGAAAGCTGCTGTATCACTAGAAACTGAAGAAGACGAGGAGAAGCCAAAACTTCTGATGGCCAGTCATTTCCTATAG
- the LOC101254378 gene encoding 2-oxoisovalerate dehydrogenase subunit alpha 1, mitochondrial isoform X2, translating to MLGFLKILFSNCKQTHRIASKKPLSQFHSSSITLLDFSSTRILSLKEQSSLFAENDDYTDDFQVMDFPGGKVPITPQMKFISESSEKRLPCYRVLDDDGYPLPGTIFEEVSKELAIKMYSSMVTLQTMDTIFYEAQRQGRLSFYLTTAGEEAINVASAAALSLDDFVLPQYREVGVILWRGYPLEQVANQLFGNKFDYGKGRQMPCHYGSNELNYLTVSSPIATQIPQAVGVAYSLKMEKKEACAVTYFGDGSTSEGDFHAALNFAAVLDAPVVFICRNNGWAISTPINQQFRSDGIASRGQAYGVRSIRVDGNDALATYSAIRAARQMAIKEQRPILVEAMTYRVAHHSTSDDSTKYRPVEEIEHWKTAKSPISKFRKYIQRNGWWNDENESELRGDIRKQVLQAIQAAEKVDKPSLKDLFTDVYDKMPLNLQDQEKFVKDAVKRSPKEYPSDVPI from the exons atgttaGGATTCCTCAAAATCCTCTTCTCCAATTGTAAACAAACTCATAGAATTGCTAGTAAAAAACCACTCAGCCAATTTCATTCATCCTCTATAACACTTCTTGATTTTTCATCAACAAGAATTTTATCATTGAAAGAACAATCGTCTCTGTTTGCTGAAAATGATGACTATACCGATGATTTTCAG GTGATGGATTTTCCTGGTGGAAAAGTTCCAATTACTcctcaaatgaaatttatttcgGAGTCGTCTGAGAAGAGATTACCTTGTTATAGAGTTCTTGATGATGATGGTTATCCACTTCCAGGGACAATCTTTGAGGAG GTGAGCAAAGAATTGGCAATAAAGATGTATAGTTCAATGGTGACACTTCAAACTATGGATACCATTTTTTATGAAGCGCAAAGGCAGGGGAGGTTGTCGTTCTATCTCACAACTGCTGGAGAAGAAGCTATCAACGTAGCATCTGCTGCTGCTCTTTCCTTAGACGACTTCGTGTTACCTCAG TACAGGGAAGTAGGGGTTATATTATGGCGTGGTTACCCCTTGGAACAGGTTGCCAATCAATTGTTCGGAAACAAGTTTGATTATGGAAAAGGAAGGCAAATGCCCTGCCACTATGGTTCTAATGAGCTCAACTACTTAACTGTTTCTTCGCCAATAGC aACACAGATTCCTCAGGCCGTGGGCGTTGCTTATTCCctcaaaatggaaaaaaaggAGGCTTGCGCGGTCACTTATTTTGGAGATGGTAGCACCAGTGAG GGAGATTTTCATGCAGCATTAAACTTTGCAGCAGTATTGGATGCTCCTGTTGTCTTTATATGCCGCAACAATGGATGGGCCATTAGCACTCCTATAAACCAACAATTTCGAA GTGACGGAATCGCCTCTAGAGGACAAGCGTATGGTGTTAGAAGCATTCGTGTAGATGGCAACGATGCCTTGGCAACTTATAGTGCTATTCGTGCAGCTCGCCAAATGGCAATTAAGGAACAAAGGCCAATATTAGTAGAG GCCATGACATATAGAGTAGCTCACCATTCAACATCTGATGATTCAACCAAGTATCGACCCGTTGAGGAAATCGAACACTGGAAGACAGCAAAAAGCCCTATATCAAAATTCAGAAAATACATTCAAAGAAATGGCTGGTGGAATGATGAAAATGAATCAGAACTTCGCGGAGACATCAGAAAACAG GTGTTGCAAGCTATTCAAGCAGCAGAGAAGGTGGATAAACCTTCATTGAAAGATTTGTTTACAGATGTTTATGACAAAATGCCATTAAATCTTCAAGATCAAGAGAAATTTGTTAAGGATGCTGTAAAAAGATCTCCAAAAGAATATCCTTCTGATGTTCCTATATAA
- the LOC101254378 gene encoding 2-oxoisovalerate dehydrogenase subunit alpha 1, mitochondrial isoform X1 translates to MANLISKSTKFNHFLQNTRVCFLRSFTTSAAGAGAGGYIQPAGSFSGESAAIFRPERYQSGKAGEQLDTIDYEEDENQVMDFPGGKVPITPQMKFISESSEKRLPCYRVLDDDGYPLPGTIFEEVSKELAIKMYSSMVTLQTMDTIFYEAQRQGRLSFYLTTAGEEAINVASAAALSLDDFVLPQYREVGVILWRGYPLEQVANQLFGNKFDYGKGRQMPCHYGSNELNYLTVSSPIATQIPQAVGVAYSLKMEKKEACAVTYFGDGSTSEGDFHAALNFAAVLDAPVVFICRNNGWAISTPINQQFRSDGIASRGQAYGVRSIRVDGNDALATYSAIRAARQMAIKEQRPILVEAMTYRVAHHSTSDDSTKYRPVEEIEHWKTAKSPISKFRKYIQRNGWWNDENESELRGDIRKQVLQAIQAAEKVDKPSLKDLFTDVYDKMPLNLQDQEKFVKDAVKRSPKEYPSDVPI, encoded by the exons atggcaaatttgatttcaaaatcaacaaaatttaaCCATTTTCTTCAAAACACAAGAGTTTGTTTCTTACGATCGTTTACAACTTCTGCCGCCGGCGCCGGTGCTGGTGGTTATATTCAGCCGGCGGGGAGTTTTTCCGGCGAGTCTGCCGCCATTTTTCGGCCGGAACGTTACCAGTCCGGTAAAGCTGGAGAGCAACTAGATACAATTGactatgaagaagatgaaaatcag GTGATGGATTTTCCTGGTGGAAAAGTTCCAATTACTcctcaaatgaaatttatttcgGAGTCGTCTGAGAAGAGATTACCTTGTTATAGAGTTCTTGATGATGATGGTTATCCACTTCCAGGGACAATCTTTGAGGAG GTGAGCAAAGAATTGGCAATAAAGATGTATAGTTCAATGGTGACACTTCAAACTATGGATACCATTTTTTATGAAGCGCAAAGGCAGGGGAGGTTGTCGTTCTATCTCACAACTGCTGGAGAAGAAGCTATCAACGTAGCATCTGCTGCTGCTCTTTCCTTAGACGACTTCGTGTTACCTCAG TACAGGGAAGTAGGGGTTATATTATGGCGTGGTTACCCCTTGGAACAGGTTGCCAATCAATTGTTCGGAAACAAGTTTGATTATGGAAAAGGAAGGCAAATGCCCTGCCACTATGGTTCTAATGAGCTCAACTACTTAACTGTTTCTTCGCCAATAGC aACACAGATTCCTCAGGCCGTGGGCGTTGCTTATTCCctcaaaatggaaaaaaaggAGGCTTGCGCGGTCACTTATTTTGGAGATGGTAGCACCAGTGAG GGAGATTTTCATGCAGCATTAAACTTTGCAGCAGTATTGGATGCTCCTGTTGTCTTTATATGCCGCAACAATGGATGGGCCATTAGCACTCCTATAAACCAACAATTTCGAA GTGACGGAATCGCCTCTAGAGGACAAGCGTATGGTGTTAGAAGCATTCGTGTAGATGGCAACGATGCCTTGGCAACTTATAGTGCTATTCGTGCAGCTCGCCAAATGGCAATTAAGGAACAAAGGCCAATATTAGTAGAG GCCATGACATATAGAGTAGCTCACCATTCAACATCTGATGATTCAACCAAGTATCGACCCGTTGAGGAAATCGAACACTGGAAGACAGCAAAAAGCCCTATATCAAAATTCAGAAAATACATTCAAAGAAATGGCTGGTGGAATGATGAAAATGAATCAGAACTTCGCGGAGACATCAGAAAACAG GTGTTGCAAGCTATTCAAGCAGCAGAGAAGGTGGATAAACCTTCATTGAAAGATTTGTTTACAGATGTTTATGACAAAATGCCATTAAATCTTCAAGATCAAGAGAAATTTGTTAAGGATGCTGTAAAAAGATCTCCAAAAGAATATCCTTCTGATGTTCCTATATAA